A window of the Candidatus Tisiphia endosymbiont of Dascillus cervinus genome harbors these coding sequences:
- the thrS gene encoding threonine--tRNA ligase, with product MITITFPDRTQKQFEKNITGLEIASQISTSLAKNALVVEVNNELKDLSLPIESDCNLRILTSKDSECLEILRHDAAHITAEAVKELFPNVQVTIGPAIENGFFYDFAKDKPFTPEDLVMIEAKMHEIVKRNEKIIREVWNRDQAIEFFKSIGEHYKAEIISEIPASEEITLYRQGNFVDLCRGPHSPSTGFIKHFKLMKVAGAYWRGDSKNPMLQRIYGTAWATKEQLDSYLYMLEEAEKRDHRKLGRELGLFHFQEEAQGMVFWHDKGWSIYRIIEQYIRNKIRKTGYIEVKTPVLVDKSLWEASGHWEKFREDMFALNLADDKTLAMKPMNCPCHVQIFKQGIKSYRDLPLRMSEFGLCHRHEASGALHGLMRVRAFQQDDAHIFCTEDQINSETVKFCGLLTEIYKDFGFSDIKIKFSDRPKVRAGSDEVWDKAENALKNAVKEAGYSYILNPGDGAFYGPKLDFCLKDSIGREWQCGTLQVDFVLPERLDAYYIAANGEKKRPVMLHRAALGSFERFIGILIEEYAGRFPLWLAPVQVAIATITSDLNDYALEVHKLLISEGIRSDVDISPEKINYKIRYFSNNKVPIIAVVGKQEMLNNTVTIRQLGSDQQEIISLQNLVKLVKNQNIRYLT from the coding sequence ATGATTACTATTACTTTTCCAGATAGAACGCAAAAACAATTTGAAAAAAATATTACGGGATTGGAGATAGCTAGTCAAATTTCTACTTCTCTAGCAAAGAATGCTTTGGTTGTTGAAGTAAATAACGAGCTAAAGGACTTAAGTTTACCTATAGAATCTGATTGTAATTTGAGAATTCTTACCAGCAAAGATTCAGAGTGTTTGGAAATATTACGCCATGATGCTGCTCATATAACGGCAGAAGCAGTTAAAGAATTATTTCCAAATGTCCAAGTGACCATAGGTCCAGCTATCGAAAATGGCTTTTTTTATGATTTCGCTAAAGATAAACCGTTTACCCCGGAAGATTTAGTGATGATAGAAGCAAAAATGCATGAGATTGTTAAAAGAAATGAGAAAATCATTAGAGAAGTATGGAATCGCGATCAAGCCATAGAATTCTTTAAGTCAATAGGCGAGCATTATAAAGCCGAGATAATTTCAGAGATTCCAGCAAGTGAGGAGATTACCTTATACCGCCAAGGTAACTTTGTTGATCTTTGCCGTGGTCCACATAGCCCGTCAACTGGCTTCATTAAACATTTTAAACTAATGAAAGTGGCAGGTGCATATTGGCGAGGCGATAGCAAGAATCCTATGCTACAAAGAATCTATGGTACCGCTTGGGCAACAAAAGAGCAGTTAGACAGTTATCTTTACATGCTTGAAGAGGCAGAAAAGCGTGATCACAGAAAACTAGGTCGAGAGCTGGGATTATTTCACTTTCAGGAAGAAGCTCAAGGTATGGTATTTTGGCATGATAAGGGCTGGAGTATATATCGCATTATCGAGCAATATATCAGAAATAAAATCAGAAAAACTGGATATATCGAGGTGAAAACTCCTGTGCTTGTTGATAAAAGTCTGTGGGAAGCTTCTGGTCACTGGGAAAAATTTAGGGAGGACATGTTTGCTCTAAATCTTGCTGATGATAAAACGCTAGCCATGAAACCAATGAATTGCCCATGTCATGTGCAGATTTTTAAGCAGGGTATCAAAAGTTATCGAGACTTACCACTACGTATGTCTGAATTTGGCTTGTGTCATAGACATGAAGCATCTGGTGCATTGCATGGTTTGATGAGAGTAAGAGCCTTCCAGCAAGATGATGCCCATATTTTCTGCACTGAAGACCAAATTAACAGTGAGACAGTGAAATTTTGTGGTCTCTTAACCGAGATTTATAAAGATTTTGGTTTTTCTGATATTAAAATTAAATTCTCAGATCGTCCTAAAGTACGGGCTGGCAGCGATGAAGTTTGGGATAAAGCAGAAAATGCTCTAAAAAATGCCGTAAAAGAAGCTGGTTATTCTTATATATTAAATCCCGGTGATGGTGCGTTTTATGGACCAAAACTAGATTTTTGTCTTAAAGATTCAATAGGTAGAGAATGGCAATGCGGCACTCTGCAAGTTGATTTTGTCTTACCAGAACGTCTTGATGCTTACTATATTGCAGCGAACGGTGAGAAAAAAAGACCCGTAATGTTGCATAGAGCTGCACTTGGTTCTTTTGAACGGTTTATAGGCATATTAATTGAAGAATATGCTGGACGCTTTCCTTTATGGTTAGCCCCTGTACAAGTAGCTATTGCCACCATTACAAGTGACTTAAATGACTATGCATTGGAAGTACACAAATTGTTGATTAGTGAAGGAATACGGTCAGATGTCGATATTTCGCCTGAAAAGATTAATTATAAAATACGCTATTTTTCTAATAATAAAGTACCTATAATAGCCGTTGTTGGTAAACAAGAAATGCTAAATAATACTGTGACTATAAGACAACTAGGATCAGATCAGCAGGAAATTATTTCTCTACAAAATCTAGTAAAGCTTGTAAAAAATCAGAATATTCGCTATTTAACATAA
- the infC gene encoding translation initiation factor IF-3 encodes MKNSNFPKANREIRASQVRLVDENGEMLGIVSIKNALEQAEKAGLDLVEISPNAEPPVCKILDFGKFKYESKKRVQDSRKKQRVVVLKEMKFKPNISQGDFNVKLRKIKDFLKEGDKVKIYLWFKGREIIHNDIGMKLFDRISLELEGLAKIDSAPKMEGKQIIMLVSPDPSKIPTN; translated from the coding sequence ATTAAGAATAGTAATTTTCCGAAGGCTAATAGGGAAATTAGGGCTAGTCAAGTTCGTTTAGTCGATGAGAATGGTGAGATGCTTGGCATCGTTAGCATCAAGAATGCTCTAGAACAAGCTGAAAAAGCTGGTTTAGATTTGGTAGAAATTTCACCAAATGCCGAACCACCTGTTTGTAAGATTTTGGATTTTGGTAAATTTAAATATGAGAGTAAAAAGCGTGTCCAAGACAGTAGGAAAAAACAAAGGGTTGTCGTCCTTAAAGAAATGAAGTTTAAGCCAAACATTAGTCAAGGTGATTTTAATGTGAAACTTCGCAAGATCAAAGATTTTTTGAAGGAAGGTGACAAAGTAAAAATTTATCTATGGTTTAAAGGCAGAGAGATTATCCATAACGATATTGGTATGAAGTTATTTGACCGCATATCGTTAGAACTAGAGGGCTTAGCTAAGATTGATTCCGCTCCTAAAATGGAAGGTAAACAGATAATTATGTTAGTCAGCCCTGATCCAAGCAAAATACCAACTAATTAG
- a CDS encoding pyruvate dehydrogenase complex dihydrolipoamide acetyltransferase yields MPIKILMPALSPTMTEGNIAKWLKKEGDKVVPGDVIAEIETDKATMEVEAVEEGIFAKIIVPQGTDNVPVGSLIAVLLEDGEDANLLDSFIASSDNSAKPSTEPVISIEETKPVKYDQQPQTMNVKALGRIYASPLAKRLAAIDNIDLSNIQGSGPHGRIIKKDVLSYLVLPTNSGKIRAVNRNKEEYKCVPNNNIRKIIAKRLLESKQTIPHFYLSIECNMDKLLDIREDINKSLVEESKIKITVNDFVILAVAKALKAVPEANVSWDESAIRYYNNVDVSVAVAIDNGLITPIVRNADQKDIITLSQELQTLIKKARDNKLTPEEFQGGSFSVSNLGMYGVKNFSAIINPPQSCILAIGASLKRAIVENNQIKVATIMDVTLSSDHRVVDGAVGAKFLASFKKFIESPALMLI; encoded by the coding sequence ATGCCAATTAAAATTCTAATGCCTGCTTTATCTCCAACTATGACTGAAGGAAATATTGCAAAATGGCTTAAAAAAGAAGGGGATAAAGTTGTTCCAGGAGATGTTATAGCAGAAATAGAAACAGATAAAGCTACTATGGAAGTGGAAGCTGTAGAAGAGGGAATTTTTGCTAAAATAATTGTGCCGCAAGGTACAGACAATGTGCCGGTGGGTTCGCTTATCGCTGTATTACTTGAAGATGGTGAAGATGCAAACTTATTGGATAGTTTTATAGCAAGTAGTGATAATTCTGCTAAACCATCTACAGAACCAGTAATATCTATAGAAGAAACTAAGCCGGTTAAGTACGATCAGCAACCGCAAACAATGAATGTGAAAGCTTTAGGCAGGATATATGCTTCGCCTTTGGCTAAAAGACTAGCTGCTATTGATAATATCGATCTGTCAAATATTCAAGGTAGTGGACCTCATGGAAGAATAATAAAAAAAGATGTGTTATCATACTTAGTGCTACCCACAAATAGTGGTAAGATTAGGGCGGTGAACAGAAATAAAGAAGAGTACAAGTGCGTCCCCAATAATAATATTCGTAAAATTATTGCTAAACGTTTGCTTGAATCTAAACAAACCATACCGCATTTCTATCTCTCAATAGAATGTAACATGGATAAGTTATTGGATATTAGAGAAGATATAAATAAATCACTTGTAGAAGAGAGTAAAATTAAAATTACAGTTAATGATTTTGTTATTTTAGCAGTGGCAAAAGCTTTAAAAGCTGTACCGGAAGCAAATGTTAGCTGGGATGAGTCTGCTATTCGGTATTATAATAATGTTGATGTATCGGTTGCTGTGGCAATTGATAATGGTCTTATAACGCCTATAGTCAGAAATGCCGATCAAAAAGATATAATTACATTATCGCAAGAATTACAAACTCTTATAAAAAAGGCTCGAGATAATAAACTAACTCCTGAAGAATTTCAGGGTGGAAGTTTTTCCGTCTCTAACTTAGGTATGTACGGTGTTAAGAACTTCAGTGCTATAATAAATCCGCCACAAAGCTGTATCTTAGCAATAGGAGCAAGCTTAAAACGTGCAATAGTTGAAAATAATCAGATAAAAGTCGCTACTATCATGGATGTTACTCTTTCTTCTGATCACAGAGTTGTTGATGGTGCTGTTGGAGCTAAATTTTTAGCTTCATTTAAAAAATTTATCGAGAGTCCTGCGTTA